A single region of the Anaerococcus urinomassiliensis genome encodes:
- the istB gene encoding IS21-like element helper ATPase IstB, with protein sequence MTIKETSNYLRLKENLEYLKLKQFILHIDDQIADRNTSLVESLLKLTDYEVDTKRINAANQMVKTAAFPSLKDISTFDFSFQPSINERQIKDLCQLGFLENNENIVFLGSSGVGKTHLSISIGIEAARQRYSTYFIKCANLLENLKKAQDENRLEARLKHYTSYKLLIIDELGYLPISEGDERLLFQLIDRRYEKKSTIVSTNINFSDWESIFYDTRIANAILDRILHHCTVIQIVGDSYRLKDIVNKE encoded by the coding sequence TTGACAATTAAAGAAACCAGCAATTACCTAAGATTAAAAGAAAATTTAGAATACTTAAAATTAAAACAATTCATCTTACACATAGATGATCAAATAGCTGATAGAAATACATCTTTAGTAGAATCCTTGTTAAAATTAACGGATTATGAAGTAGATACAAAAAGAATAAACGCAGCCAATCAGATGGTAAAAACAGCAGCATTTCCTTCTTTAAAAGACATATCAACTTTTGATTTCTCCTTTCAACCTAGCATTAATGAAAGACAAATTAAAGATTTATGTCAATTAGGGTTTCTAGAAAACAATGAAAATATAGTATTTCTAGGATCGAGTGGAGTAGGCAAAACTCATTTATCAATATCAATAGGTATAGAAGCGGCAAGACAAAGATATTCAACATATTTTATCAAATGTGCAAATCTACTAGAAAATCTAAAGAAAGCTCAAGATGAAAATAGGTTAGAAGCAAGACTAAAGCATTACACCTCTTACAAGCTTTTGATAATAGATGAATTAGGCTATCTGCCTATTAGTGAAGGAGATGAACGACTACTATTTCAACTAATAGACAGAAGATATGAGAAGAAATCAACAATAGTTTCAACTAATATTAATTTTTCAGATTGGGAAAGTATATTTTATGATACAAGAATAGCTAACGCTATACTTGATAGAATTCTTCATCATTGCACTGTTATTCAGATTGTAGGTGATTCCTATAGGCTAAAGGATATTGTTAACAAGGAGTAA
- the rnmV gene encoding ribonuclease M5, whose product MIKETIVVEGKDDIANVKRAIDCEIIATNGLAFDKDLIERLKVIDERTGIIILTDPDHAGKKIRDKIARHIPNAKHAYIDRKLAIKKNDLGVENAAPEVIIEALKNAKAEMTEKSNEFVMADLVNNGLSIGPGAAAKREKLGDILGIGYYNSKQLLSKLNSFAISREEFERAVAKL is encoded by the coding sequence ATGATAAAAGAAACTATTGTAGTTGAAGGAAAAGATGATATAGCCAATGTAAAAAGAGCTATCGATTGTGAGATAATAGCAACCAACGGTCTTGCCTTTGACAAAGATTTGATAGAAAGACTAAAAGTTATAGATGAGCGTACAGGAATCATAATACTAACAGATCCTGACCATGCTGGCAAGAAAATTAGAGATAAAATTGCCCGTCATATACCAAATGCCAAGCATGCCTATATAGATAGGAAGCTTGCCATCAAAAAAAACGACCTAGGTGTTGAAAATGCAGCCCCTGAGGTAATCATTGAGGCACTAAAAAATGCCAAAGCTGAAATGACAGAAAAAAGTAATGAATTTGTCATGGCAGACTTGGTAAATAATGGCCTATCGATTGGCCCGGGTGCAGCGGCAAAACGTGAAAAACTGGGAGATATACTAGGCATAGGATATTATAATTCCAAGCAATTATTGAGCAAATTAAACTCCTTTGCCATAAGCCGTGAGGAATTTGAAAGGGCGGTGGCTAAGCTATGA
- a CDS encoding glutaredoxin family protein — MADIKVYTSNTCVFCKAAKQYFNENNIEFTEMNIDENPDAVEYLVSKGYRGVPVISINGEDIVGFDKQAIEEKLA; from the coding sequence ATGGCAGACATAAAAGTTTATACATCAAATACATGTGTTTTCTGTAAAGCAGCAAAACAATACTTCAATGAAAATAATATAGAATTTACAGAAATGAACATAGACGAAAATCCAGATGCAGTAGAATACCTTGTATCAAAAGGATACAGAGGTGTTCCAGTAATCAGCATCAATGGAGAAGATATAGTAGGATTTGACAAGCAAGCTATAGAAGAAAAATTAGCATAA
- a CDS encoding alpha/beta hydrolase: MDKFEIYSKILERNVTYNFLENPDSNIYIYFFDGQNLFDLEECYMDATFEFKEALDKAKINANVVGIYAPYDSNRTNEYTPYTEGDPEADYFDDDFTYRPLGKETGEFIVKELIPNVEKDKKDIIRLIGGASLGGLMSLYMGAKYPKTFKKVLAMSSHFNINLVESGQILNAYDGKNKQKVYIDVGDNEYPEDPVLSRSYVDLNKMAYGVVKDKLESKFIYAKGATHHERDWAERMPEALAYLLN; encoded by the coding sequence ATGGACAAATTTGAAATTTATTCAAAAATTTTAGAAAGGAATGTAACTTACAATTTTCTAGAAAATCCAGATTCCAATATATACATTTATTTCTTTGATGGACAAAACCTATTTGACCTAGAAGAATGCTATATGGATGCGACCTTTGAATTCAAAGAAGCCCTAGACAAAGCTAAGATTAATGCAAATGTAGTAGGTATATATGCTCCATACGATTCAAATAGGACAAATGAGTACACCCCATACACTGAGGGAGACCCAGAAGCTGACTACTTTGACGATGATTTTACCTATAGACCTCTTGGAAAAGAAACCGGGGAATTTATAGTAAAAGAACTCATCCCAAATGTAGAAAAAGATAAGAAAGATATAATAAGACTAATAGGTGGAGCATCATTAGGAGGACTAATGAGCCTATATATGGGAGCAAAATACCCTAAGACTTTCAAAAAAGTACTAGCAATGAGCTCACACTTTAACATCAACCTAGTAGAATCTGGCCAAATCTTAAATGCCTATGATGGCAAAAACAAACAAAAAGTCTATATAGACGTAGGAGATAATGAATACCCAGAAGACCCAGTTCTATCCAGGTCATATGTCGATTTAAACAAGATGGCCTATGGAGTCGTGAAAGATAAGCTAGAAAGCAAATTTATCTACGCCAAAGGTGCAACGCACCACGAAAGAGACTGGGCAGAAAGAATGCCGGAGGCTTTAGCTTATTTGCTAAATTAA
- the istA gene encoding IS21 family transposase: MYYQLELKDSKYFEIKNLNDLNKLKVFEEVLNIKVNFSEIAKDLGVDRRTVKKYYDGYNKPNTKEKASKIDPFIPLIRELLCDSSIQKFHYKTNLYQYLVDNYGLDVASSTFRHFIKNHEEFNQYFVKSNKISSSVRCMRYETAPGEQAQVDWKEDFTFLTTDIGYVSLNIFVFILGYSRYSIYYASLDKRQSTIFSFLSNAFEKLGGVPSVIVTDNLKTVMDKARSEYYKGEINSKFYEFAKDYGFKVQPCIVKRPRTKGKVESQMKILDELDAYQGKLSYKELIDKVGKINLRKNMSIHQGTSKTPISLLEKDKGSLKALPSKEIRSRYQNHQSIVKVNESSMISYKSNQYSLPTEYIGKTVTLQVEDNYLYLYDTTQLIVKHKITNKKLNYLKEHYQEITKKTMPYKDEVDIKKFSKENLKKIGALFDN, translated from the coding sequence ATGTATTACCAATTAGAACTAAAAGATTCAAAATATTTTGAAATAAAGAATCTAAATGACTTAAATAAATTAAAAGTTTTTGAGGAGGTGTTAAATATTAAAGTCAATTTTTCAGAAATAGCAAAAGATTTAGGTGTTGATAGAAGAACTGTAAAGAAATACTATGATGGATACAATAAACCTAATACTAAGGAGAAGGCGAGTAAGATCGATCCTTTTATCCCCTTAATTAGGGAGCTTTTATGTGATTCTAGTATACAGAAGTTTCACTACAAAACTAACTTGTATCAATACTTAGTTGATAATTATGGTTTAGATGTTGCATCATCCACATTTAGACATTTCATAAAAAATCATGAGGAGTTTAATCAATATTTCGTTAAGTCTAATAAAATTAGTTCTAGTGTCAGGTGTATGAGATATGAAACTGCCCCAGGAGAGCAAGCACAGGTAGACTGGAAAGAAGATTTTACCTTTTTAACTACAGATATAGGTTATGTTAGCTTAAATATCTTTGTCTTTATCCTAGGATACTCTAGATACTCTATCTACTATGCAAGCTTAGATAAAAGACAATCAACCATATTTTCCTTTCTAAGTAATGCTTTTGAAAAATTAGGAGGAGTGCCCAGTGTAATAGTTACAGACAATCTAAAGACTGTTATGGATAAAGCAAGAAGTGAATATTACAAAGGTGAAATTAATTCTAAGTTTTATGAATTTGCTAAAGATTATGGATTTAAGGTTCAACCTTGTATAGTTAAAAGACCACGAACAAAAGGTAAAGTTGAAAGCCAAATGAAAATATTAGATGAGTTAGATGCTTATCAAGGAAAGCTATCATACAAAGAACTGATAGATAAGGTTGGAAAGATAAATTTAAGAAAGAATATGAGTATCCACCAAGGAACATCTAAAACTCCGATATCCTTGTTAGAAAAAGATAAAGGCTCCTTAAAAGCTCTTCCATCTAAAGAGATTAGGAGCCGATATCAAAACCATCAAAGCATTGTCAAAGTTAACGAATCTTCGATGATATCATACAAATCTAACCAATATTCTCTACCAACTGAATACATCGGAAAGACCGTAACACTACAAGTAGAAGACAACTACTTGTACCTGTATGATACCACACAATTAATAGTTAAGCATAAAATTACCAATAAAAAGCTAAACTATCTTAAAGAACATTATCAAGAAATAACTAAAAAGACAATGCCCTACAAAGATGAAGTAGACATAAAAAAATTCTCAAAAGAAAACTTAAAAAAGATAGGAGCCTTGTTTGACAATTAA
- a CDS encoding TatD family hydrolase, with product MRLIDCHCHLTDEAFDSDRLFIINDLSNFAIRGIINPATNIEDSKKAIDLAEKYDNFYPMVGIHPENVDDITDKDLEELEILAKNPKVVAIGEIGLDYYWKDDNKDRQKEIFIYQLKLARKLDLPAVIHVREAKDDVIEILKDYTDLKIQIHCFSDDLKTLNTYMDMGFYISIGGVVTFSNGTNEKVAARNVPIERLMLETDSPYLTPEPYRGLRNDPRRVVEVARTVADLRDMKIDKLAKRCYKNTVEFFNL from the coding sequence ATGAGATTAATTGATTGTCACTGTCACTTGACAGATGAGGCTTTTGACTCTGACAGGTTATTTATAATAAATGACCTGTCTAATTTTGCTATTAGGGGGATTATAAACCCTGCAACCAATATCGAAGATTCAAAAAAGGCCATAGACCTAGCGGAGAAATATGACAATTTCTATCCTATGGTAGGCATACATCCGGAAAATGTAGATGATATTACCGATAAAGACCTAGAAGAATTAGAAATCTTAGCAAAAAATCCCAAGGTCGTTGCAATTGGTGAGATTGGCCTTGATTATTATTGGAAAGACGATAATAAGGATAGGCAAAAAGAGATTTTCATCTACCAATTAAAACTTGCAAGAAAGCTAGACCTACCAGCTGTAATCCATGTTAGAGAAGCAAAAGATGATGTAATAGAAATTTTAAAGGATTATACAGACTTAAAAATCCAAATCCATTGCTTTTCTGATGACCTAAAGACCCTCAATACTTACATGGACATGGGTTTTTATATATCAATAGGTGGCGTTGTGACCTTTTCCAATGGGACAAATGAAAAAGTTGCCGCTAGAAATGTTCCTATAGAAAGGCTAATGCTAGAAACCGATAGTCCATACCTTACACCTGAACCATACAGGGGACTTAGAAACGATCCAAGACGCGTAGTTGAAGTAGCAAGAACTGTTGCAGACCTTCGAGATATGAAGATAGATAAGCTTGCCAAAAGATGCTACAAAAATACCGTGGAGTTTTTTAATTTATGA
- the rsmA gene encoding 16S rRNA (adenine(1518)-N(6)/adenine(1519)-N(6))-dimethyltransferase RsmA produces the protein MKKLYSPKVVKEIIDLYDFNFKKSLGQNFLIDKNFVDKIVDAADIENQNVLEIGPGIGTITYEMAKVAKKVVAVEIDQNLIPILDQNLEEFSNTLVINEDILKVDLKNLVEKEFAGESFKVVSNLPYYITTPIIEKLITSNLPCTDMTIMVQKEVGQRMLADERDKEYSSLSVFVKFYSEAKFLVNLPKSVFMPQPKIDSTILNLRLRLYDDKVNQNLLFKLVRAGFNKRRKTILNSLSDVASKDDLRLVFAKLDLKENLRAENLSLDDYINLANELENLGYK, from the coding sequence ATGAAGAAATTATATTCACCAAAGGTTGTAAAAGAAATAATCGACCTATATGATTTTAATTTCAAGAAATCTTTAGGTCAAAACTTTCTTATAGATAAGAACTTTGTAGATAAAATCGTTGATGCAGCTGATATAGAAAATCAAAATGTCCTAGAAATTGGTCCTGGTATAGGAACTATAACTTATGAGATGGCAAAAGTGGCCAAAAAAGTTGTCGCAGTTGAGATTGACCAAAATCTTATACCAATCCTAGATCAAAACCTAGAAGAATTTTCTAACACCCTTGTAATAAACGAAGATATCCTAAAAGTTGACCTTAAAAATTTAGTTGAAAAAGAATTTGCTGGAGAAAGCTTCAAAGTAGTATCAAACCTACCCTACTACATCACAACTCCAATCATAGAAAAGCTAATCACATCAAATCTACCATGCACCGATATGACCATCATGGTCCAAAAAGAAGTTGGCCAGAGGATGCTTGCAGATGAAAGGGACAAGGAGTATAGTTCACTATCGGTCTTTGTAAAATTTTATTCAGAGGCAAAGTTCTTGGTAAACCTACCAAAATCAGTATTTATGCCCCAACCAAAGATTGATTCGACCATACTTAATCTAAGGCTTAGGCTCTATGATGATAAAGTTAATCAGAATTTGTTATTTAAATTAGTGAGAGCTGGTTTTAACAAGAGAAGAAAGACCATATTAAATTCACTTTCTGATGTAGCTAGCAAAGATGACCTAAGATTAGTTTTTGCCAAGCTAGATCTAAAGGAAAATCTTAGGGCAGAAAACTTATCACTAGATGATTATATAAATTTGGCCAATGAATTAGAAAATCTTGGGTATAAATAA
- a CDS encoding UDP-N-acetylmuramoyl-L-alanyl-D-glutamate--2,6-diaminopimelate ligase: MRFDDLIKEIEYISYKKQNDSDINDITNNSQYMDGIDTFAAIKGNVLDGHKYIEDAINKGAKTIVHSEEIDYVEGINYIKVADSRKATSDISNILEDYPSKKMTVVGVTGTNGKTTTSSLIYFLIKEIYGKATNIGTDGAFVNGARTETPNTTPDIFFINKVLNESLEQGIDKIVIEASSHGLYQNRLNGIEFDYGVFTNLSTEHLDYHKTMDGYFDAKMKLFEVAKVKIANFDDPYGRKAKERFADVISYGTKKDADYMAYDIKKFDGKTTFFVKDQKFIINTIADYELYNSLAAITVLSQMGNDLSTIAENLVKFEGIPSRFQYIENDLGKNIVIDFAHTPVAFDSLFKSIPQDVRTYAVFGVNGDRNEEFRRLTGNICAKNDVFVVATTDDNKFDTFENITNDLIKGIEEFDGDYKRIENRKEAIKWAISQANEGDYIVMLGKGEERFLKHHGNEKTYYNEYETVLEAIKEQ, encoded by the coding sequence TTGAGATTTGATGATTTAATCAAAGAAATTGAATATATCTCTTACAAAAAACAAAACGATAGTGATATTAATGATATTACCAACAACTCCCAATATATGGACGGAATTGATACATTTGCAGCGATAAAGGGCAATGTCTTAGACGGCCATAAGTATATAGAAGATGCCATAAATAAGGGGGCAAAAACTATAGTTCATAGCGAGGAAATCGACTATGTAGAAGGTATAAACTATATAAAAGTAGCTGATAGTAGAAAGGCTACTTCAGATATATCAAATATCTTAGAAGACTATCCATCAAAGAAGATGACAGTGGTGGGAGTGACAGGAACAAACGGCAAAACTACCACTTCTTCCTTAATATATTTTCTAATCAAGGAAATATATGGCAAGGCGACAAATATTGGAACTGATGGGGCCTTTGTAAATGGTGCAAGGACTGAAACCCCAAATACAACTCCAGATATATTTTTCATCAACAAAGTTTTAAATGAGAGTTTGGAACAGGGCATAGATAAGATAGTTATAGAAGCTAGCTCCCACGGCTTATACCAAAATCGCTTAAATGGCATAGAATTTGACTATGGGGTATTCACCAACCTTTCCACAGAACATCTTGACTACCATAAGACTATGGATGGATACTTTGATGCAAAGATGAAACTTTTTGAAGTTGCTAAGGTAAAAATAGCAAACTTTGATGATCCTTATGGCAGAAAGGCAAAGGAAAGATTTGCTGATGTAATTTCTTATGGTACAAAAAAAGATGCTGACTATATGGCCTATGACATCAAAAAATTTGATGGCAAAACTACATTTTTTGTAAAAGACCAAAAATTTATCATAAACACCATAGCGGATTATGAACTTTACAATTCCCTAGCAGCCATAACTGTTCTAAGTCAAATGGGAAATGACCTATCGACAATCGCTGAAAACCTAGTCAAATTTGAGGGGATTCCATCAAGATTCCAATATATAGAAAATGACTTAGGCAAAAATATTGTCATAGACTTTGCCCACACACCCGTTGCCTTTGATTCGTTGTTTAAATCTATACCACAAGATGTGAGAACCTATGCAGTTTTTGGAGTAAATGGCGATAGAAACGAAGAATTTAGAAGGCTCACAGGCAATATTTGTGCCAAAAATGACGTCTTTGTAGTGGCAACTACAGATGATAACAAATTCGATACTTTTGAAAATATCACCAATGATTTGATTAAAGGCATAGAGGAATTTGATGGAGACTATAAGAGAATCGAAAATCGTAAAGAAGCAATCAAATGGGCCATAAGTCAAGCTAATGAGGGCGATTATATTGTCATGCTTGGTAAGGGCGAGGAGAGATTCTTAAAACACCACGGCAATGAGAAAACTTATTATAATGAATATGAAACAGTTCTTGAGGCTATAAAAGAGCAATGA
- the ilvA gene encoding threonine ammonia-lyase: MFDFNNAKERVDKVTNRTHLFYSDYFSGISNNNVYIKPENLQKTGSFKIRGAYNKICKLSEEEKAKGIITASAGNHAQGVAFSANDLGIDATICMPEQTPMIKVDGTLKYGAKVDLFGENFDACKDHALERAEKEGLTFIPPFDDLDVIEGQGTISLEILEDLEYVDYVIVPVGGGGLISGVAKCIKQISPLIKVIGVEPASAASMKEAVKKGKVVKLDGVDTIADGTAVAEVGKYTYEICKDYVDDWITVTDEEVLMAFINLMERHKLVAEPSGALSLAALQKVNFYNKNVVSIISGGNIDMSFISQLINRGLYETGRITRINVELPNIPGKLQELLSDIAYTKANVVTIDQDSLREASRYKNINVEITLETNGVEHVKKIHDLLIKKGYIIH; the protein is encoded by the coding sequence ATGTTTGATTTTAATAACGCAAAAGAAAGAGTAGATAAGGTTACAAATAGAACTCACTTGTTCTATTCAGATTATTTTTCAGGAATATCTAATAATAACGTATACATAAAACCAGAAAACTTACAAAAAACTGGTTCCTTTAAGATAAGGGGAGCCTATAATAAGATATGCAAATTGAGCGAAGAAGAAAAAGCAAAGGGTATTATTACAGCTTCTGCTGGAAATCATGCCCAAGGGGTAGCTTTTTCTGCAAATGACCTTGGCATAGATGCGACAATCTGTATGCCAGAGCAAACTCCAATGATCAAGGTGGATGGAACACTAAAGTATGGGGCAAAGGTAGACTTATTTGGTGAAAACTTTGATGCCTGCAAAGACCACGCTCTAGAACGAGCAGAAAAAGAAGGACTTACTTTTATCCCACCATTTGATGACCTAGATGTTATAGAAGGCCAAGGAACTATTAGCCTTGAAATCTTGGAAGACTTGGAATATGTAGATTATGTAATTGTCCCAGTAGGTGGTGGTGGACTTATTTCTGGAGTTGCCAAATGCATCAAGCAAATTAGCCCACTAATCAAAGTTATTGGTGTGGAGCCAGCATCAGCCGCTTCTATGAAAGAAGCAGTCAAAAAGGGTAAGGTAGTTAAGCTAGACGGGGTTGATACAATCGCCGATGGTACAGCAGTTGCAGAAGTTGGCAAATATACTTACGAGATTTGTAAGGACTATGTAGACGACTGGATAACTGTAACAGATGAGGAAGTTTTGATGGCCTTCATCAACCTAATGGAACGCCACAAATTAGTAGCAGAACCATCTGGAGCCCTATCACTGGCAGCCCTACAGAAAGTTAATTTCTACAATAAAAACGTAGTTTCAATTATAAGTGGTGGAAATATTGATATGAGCTTTATATCTCAACTTATCAACCGTGGTCTATATGAAACAGGTAGAATTACAAGAATTAACGTTGAGCTACCAAATATACCAGGTAAACTTCAAGAACTTCTATCAGATATTGCTTATACAAAGGCAAATGTCGTTACAATTGACCAAGATAGCTTGAGAGAAGCAAGCAGATACAAAAATATCAATGTTGAGATTACCCTTGAAACAAATGGCGTAGAACACGTTAAGAAAATTCACGATCTTTTAATTAAGAAAGGATACATTATACATTGA
- a CDS encoding NAD(P)H-dependent oxidoreductase, whose translation MFKISRNLNEMKYNGESIRLAVMGAGKMGTSLISQLGNMDAMEVKLVIDRTPQKAIDALVRSGVAEDKIIYTDDYNEGYEILEKGYVCVSTNYRLSYKLMQINAVVDCTGNPSFGAVIARKTIQYHKHMISFNVECEATVGPVLHDMAKKAGVVYTGILGDEPGAIIDLCEQAFGMGLDVLVAAKGKNNRLDEYVTPDQVRDEAREKSLNPKMLTSFIDGTNTMIELNSVCNALGFMPDTFGCHGIETSPENAVEDFKLKSDGGILDNYKVVEFSKGMAPGVFIIVTSDKEDVRDLMKFLGFGDGPNYLMYRPYHLTSLEAPITIYKAVVENEPTIAPIQGQVADTVTVAKRDIKKGETLDGIGSEKVFGKLTSHTRSMEEDLLPIGLITPKTVAKVDIPKDSLIDMTMVELDERATITRLRRRQNSMKL comes from the coding sequence ATGTTTAAAATAAGTAGAAATTTAAATGAAATGAAATACAATGGCGAATCTATAAGGCTTGCTGTAATGGGAGCAGGCAAGATGGGAACATCTTTAATCTCCCAACTAGGAAATATGGATGCCATGGAAGTAAAACTAGTAATCGACAGAACCCCACAAAAGGCTATAGATGCCCTTGTAAGAAGTGGAGTTGCTGAAGATAAAATTATTTATACTGATGATTATAACGAAGGTTATGAAATTCTAGAAAAGGGTTATGTTTGTGTGTCTACAAACTACAGACTTTCCTATAAGCTTATGCAAATAAATGCTGTAGTTGACTGTACAGGCAATCCATCATTTGGGGCTGTTATTGCAAGAAAAACTATCCAATACCACAAGCATATGATTTCCTTTAATGTGGAATGTGAAGCAACAGTTGGACCAGTATTGCACGATATGGCCAAAAAAGCTGGAGTAGTCTACACTGGCATCCTTGGAGATGAGCCAGGAGCCATCATAGACCTTTGCGAGCAAGCCTTTGGTATGGGTCTAGATGTCTTAGTTGCAGCAAAAGGTAAAAACAACAGACTTGATGAGTATGTCACACCTGATCAAGTAAGAGATGAAGCAAGAGAAAAAAGTCTAAACCCAAAGATGCTCACTTCTTTTATAGATGGAACAAATACTATGATTGAGCTAAATAGTGTATGCAATGCCCTTGGATTTATGCCGGATACCTTCGGCTGCCATGGTATAGAGACAAGCCCTGAGAACGCTGTAGAAGACTTTAAATTAAAATCTGATGGTGGAATCCTTGATAATTACAAGGTAGTGGAATTTTCAAAAGGAATGGCGCCAGGAGTCTTTATTATAGTTACAAGTGACAAGGAAGATGTGAGAGATTTGATGAAATTCTTAGGCTTTGGAGATGGTCCAAACTATCTAATGTATAGACCATATCACCTAACAAGTCTTGAAGCACCAATCACTATCTACAAGGCAGTAGTTGAAAATGAACCTACAATTGCTCCAATCCAAGGACAAGTGGCAGATACAGTCACCGTTGCCAAAAGAGACATCAAAAAGGGTGAAACCCTAGATGGTATAGGCAGCGAAAAGGTATTTGGTAAACTAACAAGCCATACCAGATCTATGGAAGAAGACCTATTGCCAATAGGACTTATAACTCCAAAAACAGTGGCAAAAGTCGATATCCCAAAAGATAGCCTAATAGATATGACTATGGTAGAATTAGACGAAAGAGCTACTATAACAAGATTACGTCGTAGACAAAACTCAATGAAACTCTAG
- a CDS encoding aminoacetone oxidase family FAD-binding enzyme yields MRILVIGAGVSALFFASFMDGGDITVIEKNEFAGRKLLATGNGRCNFTNLNQGKEFFKSNNPGFVDYAINTFDSNKLIGYFNEIGIATTHLPSGRCYPLTMSSKTVRDSLFLKAKENAEFVFNQEVIAIDFDKKQVKTKDKSYTYDKLVISTGGKTLKNSGSDGKIFDLIKDRVKVTPMTYGITNFETKEKFSKKAKGTKITGKASLLVDGKYIKSSVDDIIFQNYGLTGTAILDISNELSISLKNNSKIQIEIDFFPGSTKEEFTFYLRNIAKKFPARTIKEILIGIINEKLIDDILKVARVSPDKKANNLNDKDFEMLSKTLKSLRFNITDIHDRVNAQVTIGGVDTRYIDPKTMADEKYKDVFFIGECLDVAGDCGGYNIWWAAASAFVSSKFLRSLNV; encoded by the coding sequence ATGAGAATTCTCGTAATAGGAGCTGGTGTGTCTGCCTTGTTTTTTGCATCTTTTATGGATGGTGGAGACATTACAGTTATTGAAAAAAATGAATTTGCTGGCAGAAAACTTCTGGCAACTGGAAATGGCCGCTGCAATTTTACAAATCTTAACCAAGGCAAGGAATTTTTTAAGTCAAATAATCCAGGCTTTGTGGATTATGCTATAAATACTTTTGATTCTAATAAGCTTATAGGCTACTTTAATGAAATAGGCATAGCTACTACTCACCTGCCATCAGGTAGGTGCTATCCTCTCACCATGTCAAGCAAGACTGTGAGGGATAGCCTGTTTCTTAAGGCAAAAGAAAATGCAGAATTTGTCTTTAACCAAGAAGTGATAGCAATTGATTTTGATAAAAAACAAGTAAAAACCAAGGATAAGTCATATACTTACGACAAGCTAGTAATATCTACTGGTGGCAAAACTTTGAAAAACTCGGGATCTGATGGCAAGATTTTTGATCTCATAAAAGATAGGGTTAAGGTCACTCCTATGACCTATGGTATTACAAATTTTGAGACAAAAGAAAAATTTTCAAAAAAAGCCAAGGGTACAAAGATTACTGGAAAAGCAAGTTTATTAGTCGATGGAAAGTATATTAAATCATCTGTTGACGACATTATTTTCCAAAATTATGGCCTCACAGGAACGGCAATTCTAGATATTTCCAATGAATTATCCATTAGTCTAAAAAATAATTCCAAAATCCAAATAGAAATTGACTTTTTCCCAGGGTCAACTAAGGAAGAATTTACTTTTTATCTGAGAAATATTGCAAAAAAATTCCCAGCTAGGACCATAAAAGAGATTTTAATCGGTATAATAAATGAGAAACTAATTGATGATATCTTAAAAGTGGCTAGAGTTAGCCCTGATAAAAAAGCAAATAACTTAAATGACAAGGATTTTGAAATGCTTAGCAAAACTTTGAAATCCTTGAGATTTAACATAACAGATATACACGATAGGGTAAACGCCCAGGTGACCATAGGTGGGGTAGATACAAGATACATCGACCCTAAAACTATGGCTGATGAAAAATACAAGGATGTTTTTTTCATAGGCGAATGCCTAGATGTGGCTGGAGATTGCGGTGGCTACAATATATGGTGGGCTGCTGCATCTGCTTTTGTATCATCAAAGTTTTTAAGGAGTTTGAATGTTTAA